In Candidatus Kaistella beijingensis, a genomic segment contains:
- a CDS encoding DUF2256 domain-containing protein, producing the protein MPSGLPSKICEVCGLPFNWRKKWKKNWDEVKYCSERCRKNKKSTSSGSPKI; encoded by the coding sequence ATGCCTTCCGGATTACCTTCCAAAATCTGTGAAGTCTGCGGACTGCCTTTCAACTGGCGGAAAAAGTGGAAAAAAAACTGGGATGAAGTAAAATATTGCAGCGAAAGATGCCGGAAAAACAAAAAATCAACATCCTCTGGTTCACCAAAGATTTAA